A region from the Plasmodium berghei ANKA genome assembly, chromosome: 9 genome encodes:
- a CDS encoding GrpE protein homolog, mitochondrial, putative, protein MKYANMLKKSLICNRVLNMHGGKMKSAVFRKYYTNLLDGNKSVLNLTKRCLFSSQSGQDKGYTESSGDGNTNNEQHNENMEMNNKNSECNDNKKNMNKSENSEHSEEKNNKEINYECYNKIDLINEIKKTKKHMDEKLVDNQVLKEKYLSVLAEKENLRTRYMKEIENSKLYCISNFAKSLLDVADNLSLAIKNISEESLKSNEEINNIYKGIEMTETILHNIFNKYGIDKYNPINEKFNPMFHEAIFEVSDTTKEKGTVATVIQPGYKINDRILRAAKVGVVKN, encoded by the exons atgaaatatgCTAATATGCTGAAAAAGAGCCTAATCTGTAATAGGGTATTAAACATGCATGGAGGGAAAATGAAATCGGCAGTATTTCGAAAATATTACACAAATCTATTAGATGGAAATAAATCAGTTCTCAATTTAACAAAACGCTGTTTATTTAGTAGCCAATCAGGGCAAGATAAGGGATACACCGAAAGTAGTGGTGATGGAAATACTAACAATGAGCAgcataatgaaaatatggAAATGAATAACAAAAACTCAGAAtgtaatgataataaaaaaaatatgaacaagtCAGAAAATTCTGAACATtcagaagaaaaaaataataaagaaataaattatgaatgttataacaaaatagatcttattaatgaaattaaaaaaaccAAAAAACATATGGATGAAAAGTTAGTAGATAATCAagttttaaaagaaaaatatttatctgTATTAgcagaaaaagaaaatttaagAACTAGATATATGAAAGAGATTGAAAATAGTAAATTATATTGCATTAGTAATTTTGCAAAATCATTGCTTGATGTTGCTGATAACTTATCACTAGCAATTAAAAACATAAGTGAGGAATCCTTAAAATCAAATGAAGAGattaacaatatatataaaggaaTAGAAATGACAGAAACTATCCtccataatatttttaataaatatggaaTAGACAAATATAACCCAATcaatgaaaaatttaatcCCATGTTTCATGAGGCTATTTTTGAGGTTAGCGATACAACTAAAGAAAAAGGGACAGTTGCAACAGTTATCCAACCAggatataaaataaatgatagGATATTAAg agCTGCGAAAGTTGGAGTTGTAAAGAACTAA
- a CDS encoding ethanolamine kinase, putative, which produces MEEIKQNSDTEIPEKRNSNCTVKHFTNIPSSNSQICEKQKKGVKAISADDLKIVQGENEDDKIEEYLNKYKSNVFSNKHSLYLYCKYVILYYGNELVNKKDVDKLNFEIINGGITNILVKVEHSLEKKTYLIRLYGPKTSEIINRGREKIISHILNDKNISKKIFVFFPNGRIEEFMEGYALSKEEIKNPNFQKEIAKKLKILHDIELNDDIYETIKKLQTEDCIYYNDLNNNEFDKSNNRSSFLWGTIWKYFNLLYEEKSKPCEFNSKGNILKLIDFDSLKKTISEVEKICKEKKSPIVLCHCDLLSSNFINKTDNTICLIDFEYSCPMERAFDIANHFNEYAGFNCEWNLIPTRDEEYNFIKHYLNTDNNQIINKLIDEIQPFYLISHIHWALWSLLQGMRSSIDFDFINYGMTKLTASTLSIFRSKITSQQ; this is translated from the coding sequence ATGgaagaaataaaacaaaatagtGATACAGAAATTCCAGAAAAACGAAATAGTAATTGTACAGTAAAACATTTTACTAATATTCCTTCATCAAATTCTCAAATTTgtgaaaaacaaaaaaaaggagTAAAGGCTATATCTGCTGACgatttaaaaatagtacaaggtgaaaatgaagacgataaaattgaagaatatttaaataaatataaaagcaatgtgttttcaaataaacattcattatatttatattgtaaatatgttattttatattatggAAATGAAttagtaaataaaaaggatGTTGATAAATTAAACTTTGAGATAATAAATGGAGGGATAACAAATATACTAGTAAAAGTTGAACATagtttagaaaaaaaaacatactTAATTAGGTTATATGGACCTAAAACTAGTGAAATAATTAATCGGGGTcgagaaaaaataatatcacatatattaaatgataaaaatatatcaaaaaaaatttttgttttttttccaaatgGAAGGATAGAAGAATTTATGGAAGGGTATGCATTATCTAAagaggaaataaaaaatcccaattttcaaaaagaaattgcaaaaaaattaaaaattttacatGATATTGAACtaaatgatgatatatatgaaaccatcaaaaaattacaaacagaagattgtatatattataatgatttaaataataatgagtttgataaatcaaataatagATCATCTTTTTTGTGGGGAACTATttggaaatattttaatttattatatgaagaaaaaagtAAACCATGTGAATTCAATTCTaaaggaaatatattaaaattgatAGATTTTgattcattaaaaaaaacaataagtgaagtagaaaaaatatgtaaagaaaaaaaatcacCTATTGTTTTATGCCACTGTGATTTACTTTCgtcaaattttattaacaaaacAGATAATACTATTTGTCTTATTGattttgaatattcatGTCCTATGGAACGAGCATTTGACATAGCTAATcattttaatgaatatgCAGGTTTTAATTGTGAATGGAATTTAATACCAACCCGAGATgaagaatataattttattaaacattatttaaatacagataataatcaaattattaataaattaattgaTGAAATACAACCATTTTATCTTATTTCACACATTCATTGGGCATTATGGTCATTATTACAAGGAATGAGGTCATCAATTGattttgattttataaattatggAATGACAAAGTTAACTGCTTCTACACTTTCAATATTTAGATCGAAAATCACATCTCAGCAATGA
- a CDS encoding pyruvate dehydrogenase E1 component subunit alpha — MVFNTLYFLFFTFLLIKKCMSLNIKTNKNKSMVVNFISGCNYNNLFTEENTRAHDTSYKFENLKIKTKKKNIGNRKTLNSIKNTESNSSKNGNPFEQFNSENIVKQPIINNVDIDEKYDKNNYINKLYENEFYNSTNYNVYIENNKLGKYISDVSISQNEICTLYEDMNLGRLFENLVAKLYYNKKISGFVHLYNGQEAISTGIIKNLRNSDFVVSTYRDHVHAISKNVPIKEILNELYGNYYGSTNHGKGGSMHIYSKKNNFIGGFGFIGEQIPISVGLAYSILYKKEFIQDISNQEYQTPLEIKNTLINTINNIKENSIKNNDNQIEQKDENDLDVVVCFLGDGTSNIGQFYESLNLASTYNLPIVFVIENNNWAIGMEGSRSSLGDLTNNYNKGQSFNITTYKVDGNDVLSIYKLAKKKINEIRKKKSGPILIEAITYRTRGHSLADPDLLRRLDEKTSWKKIDPIIQLTNYMKNNNIVDSIYFENTKKEIQKMLLDAQNDADSNFEKSKNIDVCKLYDNNVFAPSEITKYQTSYSKYKKYDQLSPNELAQYYQSYMNEINENFIKNEKNYYSKVFDKKELPLIIN, encoded by the coding sequence ATGGTCTTTAACAcattatactttttatttttcacatttttattaataaaaaaatgtatgagtttgaatataaaaacaaataaaaataaatcaatgGTTGTCAATTTTATATCAGGATGTAATTacaataatttgtttactGAAGAAAATACACGAGCCCATGATActtcatataaatttgaaaatctcaaaataaaaacgaaaaaaaaaaacattggGAATAGAAAAACTCTAAATTCTATCAAAAATACTGAATCAAATAGTTCAAAAAATGGTAACCCCTTTGAACAATTTAATAGTGAAAATATAGTAAAACAACCcataattaataatgtCGATATagatgaaaaatatgataaaaataattatataaataaattatatgaaaatgaattttataattctactaattataatgtttatatagaaaataacaaattaggaaaatatatttcagaTGTTTCAATAAGtcaaaatgaaatatgTACACTATATGAAGATATGAATTTAGGTCGTctatttgaaaatttagtagcaaaattatattataataaaaaaataagcgGATTTGTACATCTATATAATGGTCAAGAGGCTATAAGCACAGgtattatcaaaaatttAAGAAACTCAGATTTTGTTGTTAGCACATATAGAGATCATGTTCATGCAATTAGTAAAAATGTTCctataaaagaaatactaaatgaattatatgGAAACTATTATGGAAGTACTAATCATGGAAAAGGTGGTtctatgcatatatatagtaaaaaaaataattttattggAGGGTTTGGATTTATTGGTGAACAAATACCAATTTCTGTTGGATTAGCATAtagtattttatataaaaaagaatttaTTCAAGATATATCCAATCAAGAATATCAAACTCCtttggaaataaaaaacacaCTTATAAACactataaataatattaaagaaaattcaataaaaaataatgataatcaAATTGAAcaaaaagatgaaaatgatCTAGATGTAGTTGTATGTTTTTTAGGGGATGGAACAAGTAACATTGGTCAATTTTATGAATCTCTAAATTTAGCATCTACTTATAATTTACCTATTGTATTTgtaattgaaaataataattggGCAATTGGAATGGAGGGTTCACGAAGTTCTTTAGGAGatttaacaaataattataataaagggcaatcatttaatataactACTTATAAAGTAGATGGTAATGATGTATTGAGTATATACAAActtgcaaaaaaaaaaattaatgaaattcgaaaaaaaaaatcaggCCCAATTTTGATAGAAGCTATTACATACAGAACAAGAGGTCATTCTTTGGCCGACCCAGATTTGTTAAGACGATTAGATGAAAAAACAtcatggaaaaaaatagatcCTATTATTCaattaacaaattatatgaaaaataataatattgttgattctatatattttgaaaatactAAAAAAGAGATCCAAAAAATGCTTTTAGATGCACAAAATGATGCAGATtcaaattttgaaaaaagtaaaaatatagatgtATGCAAATTATATGACAATAATGTTTTTGCCCCATCTgaaattacaaaatatcAAACATCCTATtcaaaatacaaaaaatatgaccAATTATCGCCAAATGAACTAGCTCAATATTATCAATCCTATAtgaatgaaataaatgaaaattttattaaaaatgaaaaaaattattattcaaaaGTTTTTGACAAAAAGGAACTACCTCTAATCATAAACTAA
- a CDS encoding U6 snRNA-associated Sm-like protein LSm1, putative yields the protein MEQIFNPLWLSSFEEDIDTYIFISSRDNKLYLGILRTYDQHGNIFLTHCVEKIIVPEQNYFSDVYVGNLIIRGDNIAYFGSIDESKYEKMFNYSQKDINENDQGGNLYEQNKKEDIILNYKPINQILKYIDKTNNDSTIFEN from the exons atggagcAAATATTCAACCCACTATGGCTAAGTAGCTTTGAAGAAGATATagatacatatatttttatttcgtcgagggataataaattatatttag gTATACTAAGAACATATGATCAAcatggaaatatatttttaacacACTGcgttgaaaaaattatagtgcctgaacaaaattatttttctgaTGTTTATGttg gaaatttaataattagAGGAGATAATATTGCATATTTTGGATCAATTGATGAAAGTAAATATGAGAAAATGTTTAATTACTCtcaaaaagatataaatgaaaatgatcaAGGGGgaaatttatatgaacaaaataaaaaagaagataTAATTCTTAATTATAAGCCCATAaatcaaattttaaaatatatcgaTAAAACAAACAACGATAGTactatttttgaaaattag